Proteins encoded in a region of the Acipenser ruthenus chromosome 54, fAciRut3.2 maternal haplotype, whole genome shotgun sequence genome:
- the LOC117398260 gene encoding interferon-induced very large GTPase 1-like, which produces MGPSETSSVISTPPDGTVPEDPANGPYSPYTTPASVSPPGEIKKDSVESDSVSLSWGRPGNIDGIPHSFCITYSSSDDNDQDTTTTAPSNSTVISKLRPGRHYSFTVTTVLENATQSTPVSASVCTKSHLEDLLCKLGLENYFPGKITLSTVLEIGTASITDEPIQSLKKLPWCFLKRLMMVNVTARSTRCSAAETDTDSALQDLDSVLELMGSNGDQDTNIINPLDLITALFLCSDSFLQQEMMLKMSMCQFAVPLLLPDCSTSQCTLMLWAMRDIVKKFRPRSLIDSKGFVEDSIVSTAMPVISFVRLGDCSLSKSQILNQILSNPQQYYDFFIHHDMECGNVPRRIANGLVEICWYLPCGKNNLDIFPEPVAVVNLRGDLLSFQNQFSILCQTSSAVFIFFDSIAESECNLLSSAGNIKAQLFLVANFPNKTEKNINSLKDLASKLKLSGSQILFKKQQTNDAEFVMKLRLTMNDIMENCQHKMTIEGMSAEAHELGISVDEDCTECQNAKRSAAEITSRINDVVRYKEDQLPLQGKLWKELAKIEKEECRLWKAGDKPIEEYKYNLQSEKQKVRQQQISYNVSAAMGCFITAISNESKKERSYFLKWMRMNLDVKARKKLSDLCDEYKKKCCKLSENKEIIADLDRQISNSSLGMEHFMREMGQLYEAARSLPPNNAYHRQFEDLPSLGADLLLDGFPLELVDGDASNIPLRWVTDVLTELHEKVQHKSRLLVVTVLGVQSTGKSTLLNTMFGVQFAVSSGRCTRGAFMLLIRVKEDLKEELNCDFILVIDTEGLKSPELAQLEDSYEHDNELATLVVGLSDITIINIAMENSTEMKDILQIVVHAFLRMKEVGKKPNCQFVHQNVGDVSAHDNNARDRKKLLEQLNEMTQAAARMEKKGFNRQFTDIMEYDAKKNNWYIPGLWHGNPPMAPVNTGYSETVYQFKKSLIEVLKNASKQKAPAPVTEFLEWVGSLWKAVKYEHFIFSFRNSLVVEAYSNLCVEYNKWEWDFRKHMYNWLANAETRISNLHSSNYEDFSSSLKAEASAELVKEEKKIQQNLTDYYQKNNGHANLVEKHREDFVSCIKSLRREFESSVNNKCENAIAIHKGMKKMCDNREEYTAVIEGKVQSLLETCRERNSPLSDEELQKDFEEMWNQTVSELKFQALETQAVASDILNQLRMNLERHGSQVQNELSEVEDLTDCGKEHFIAQAQHFESSDYQKTKEQPSMKLFKRQPQQCLGKELENKATEKASAIIENCRQFVTNKAQSKTDYRDIYTMELLQMIDKELKNEETLKTNGQFELDLKILICGYAAREFQKMHEDFNEENDPKKALEKCRPKYCSNFIDLYHEKDQCRKMAEEFTERCLKPAVREYINKALGIDIVDEMLTGAQSVKYSSRSFFQFSTLKQILNEDNFGIYVEYIKNYERFVKGWISDQIVESLSKDAKIGDLEAKRLETITTKIQAAIENAQKETAESQTSSMFIKMICRNLNKDLVICREELGAVLFLKNSNHKEFAKYLQVLVNKLTGTLRAEFSQECDVEKKLINLSLKPQDELFKRVFGCGKLCPFCKVPCEAGGQDHKEHHASVHRPQGLGRYRYVTNEKLCASLCSTDVHSNQTFENSDTEWKPHPYKDYRRFYPDWNIPPDPSIEASDYWKYVLTTFNKEIAAEYKAKPADVPAEWKKITKTNAMESLKKLFNVKA; this is translated from the exons ATGGGTCCATCAGAAACATCATCTGTCATCTCCACTCCTCCAGACGGTACAGTTCCTGAGGATCCAGCAAACGGTCCATACAGTCCATACACTACCCCAGCGTCTGTGTCCCCTCCTGGAGAGATAAAGAAAGACTCAGTGGAAAGTGACTCTGTTTCTCTGAGCTGGGGAAGACCTGGCAATATTGATGGGATCCCACACAGCTTTTGCATTACCTACTCTAGCTCTGATGACAATGACCAAGATACGACCACTACTGCACCCTCTaattccactgtcatctctaAGCTGAGGCCTGGGAGACATTacagcttcacagtcaccacagtgcTGGAGAATGCGACTCAGAGCACGCCTGTTTCAGCATCTGTCTGTACAA AATCGCATCTAGAAGATTTGCTGTGCAAGCTGGGACTGGAGAACTACTTCCCAGGCAAGATTACGTTGAGTACTGTCCTTGAGATCGGTACAGCGAGTATTACAGATGAACCGATTCAGTCACTAAAAAAACTCCCCTGGTGCTTTCTGAAAAGACTCATGATGGTAAATGTGACAGCTCGGAGTACCAGGtgcagtgctgctgagacagataCAGACTCGGCATTGCAAGACCTTGATAGTGTTCTTGAACTTATGGGTAGTAATGGTGATCAAGACACAAATATAATCAATCCACTTGATCTCATCACAGCACTCTTTCTGTGCTCAGATAGCTTCCTGCAGCAGGAAATGATGTTAAAAATGTCGATGTGCCAGTTTGCTGTACCTCTCTTGCTCCCTGACTGCAGCACCAGTCAGTGTACATTAATGCTGTGGGCCATGCGAgacattgtgaagaagtttagaCCCCGTTCATTAATTGACTCAAAAGGGTTTGTAGAAGACAGTATAGTCAGCACTGCCATGCCAGTGATCTCTTTTGTCAGGCTGGGTGACTGCAGTTTATCAAAGTCTCAGATTCTGAATCAGATTCTCAGCAACCCCCAGCAGTACTATGATTTCTTTATCCATCATGATATGGAATGTGGAAATGTCCCACGGAGAATTGCAAACGGTCTAGTTGAAATATGTTGGTACCTTCCTTGTGGAAAGAACAACTTGGATATCTTTCCAGAACCTGTAGCTGTTGTCAACCTTCGTGGAGATCTCCTTTCCTTTCAGAATCAGTTTTCCATTTTATGTCAAACATCCTCGGCAGTCTTCATATTTTTTGACAGTATTGCGGAGAGCGAGTGCAATCTCTTGTCCTCTGCAGGAAACATTAAAGCCCAATTGTTTTTGGTTGCAAATTTTCCAAATAAGACAGAGAAAAACATAAACTCTCTGAAAGACTTGGcatcaaaattaaaattaagtgGAAGTCAGATCCTATTTAAGAAACAGCAGACCAATGATGCAGAATTTGTGATGAAACTGCGCTTAACTATGAATGATATCATGGAAAACTGTCAACACAAAATGACCATTGAAGGCATGTCTGCTGAAGCACATGAATTGGGGATCTCTGTAGATGAAGATTGCACTGAATGTCAGAATGCTAAGAGAAGTGCTGCAGAAATCACATCTAGAATCAATGATGTGGTGCGATATAAAGAGGATCAGTTGCCATTGCAAGGGAAGCTTTGGAAGGAGCTGGCTAAAATAGAAAAGGAGGAGTGCAGGCTATGGAAGGCAGGAGACAAGCCTATTGAAGAATATAAATACAATCTGCAAAGTGAAAAACAGAAAGTGAGACAACAGCAAATCAGTTATAATGTATCTGCAGCAATGGGATGTTTCATCACTGCCATATCAAATGAAAGCAAAAAAGAACGATCCTATTTTCTAAAGTGGATGAGAATGAATTTGGATGTTAAAGCACGAAAGAAACTTTCTGATCTTTgtgatgaatacaaaaaaaagtgttgcaaGTTGTCAGAGAACAAAGAGATAATTGCAGACCTGGATAGACAAATATCAAACAGCTCTTTAGGAATGGAACATTTCATGCGTGAGATGGGGCAGCTTTATGAAGCAGCGCGCTCCCTTCCTCCAAATAATGCATATCATCGACAATTTGAAGATCTTCCAAGTTTGGGGGCAGATCTGTTATTGGATGGCTTCCCTCTTGAGCTGGTGGATGGAGATGCATCAAATATCCCTTTGAGGTGGGTGACTGATGTTCTAACTGAACTCCATGAGAAAGTCCAACACAAGAGCAGGCTGCTGGTTGTAACAGTGTTGGGAGTCCAAAGCACTGGGAAGTCTACCCTCCTCAACACAATGTTTGGGGTTCAGTTTGCAGTTAGCAGTGGCAGGTGCACGAGAGGAGCCTTCATGCTGTTAATCAGAGTCAAAGAGGATCTTAAAGAAGAACTGAACTGTGATTTTATCTTGGTAATTGACACTGAAGGTCTGAAATCTCCAGAACTGGCACAACTAGAAGACAGCTACGAACATGACAATGAGCTAGCAACACTGGTTGTAGGTTTGAGTGACATCACCATAATAAACATTGCAATGGAGAACTCCACAGAGATGAAGGATATCCTACAGATCGTGGTGCATGCCTTTCTTAGAATGAAGGAAGTGGGAAAGAAACCAAACTGTCAGTTTGTGCACCAGAATGTGGGGGACGTGTCTGCTCATGACAACAATGCAAGAGACAGGAAAAAGCTTCTAGAACAGCTGAATGAGATGACACAGGCAGCTGCCAGGATGGAAAAGAAAGGATTCAACAGACAATTTACTGATATAATGGAGTATGATGCAAAGAAAAATAACTGGTACATCCCAGGCCTGTGGCATGGTAACCCTCCAATGGCTCCAGTGAACACCGGCTACAGTGAGACTGTGTATCAGTTCAAGAAGAGCTTGATTGAGGTTTTGAAAAATGCCAGCAAGCAAAAAGCTCCTGCACCAGTTACAGAGTTCCTGGAGTGGGTGGGGAGTTTGTGGAAAGCTGTTAAATATGAACATTTCATCTTCAGCTTCAGAAATAGTCTAGTGGTTGAGGCTTACAGTAATCTGTGTGTTGAATATAATAAATGGGAATGGGACTTCCGGAAGCACATGTATAACTGGTTGGCAAATGCCGAGACAAGGATTTCTAACCTTCACTCCTCAAACTATGAAGACTTTTCCAGCAGTTTAAAAGCTGAGGCATCTGCCGAATTggtaaaggaagaaaaaaaaattcagcagAATCTGACAGATTATTATCAGAAAAATAACGGCCATGCTAATCTTGtggaaaagcacagagaagactTTGTCAGCTGCATTAAAAGTCTTAGGAGAGAATTTGAAAGCTCCGTCAACAACAAATGTGAGAACGCCATTGCTATACACAAAGGGATGAAGAAAATGTGCGATAATCGGGAAGAATACACAGCAGTAATTGAAGGGAAAGTACAGAGTTTACTTGAAACATGTAGAGAGAGAAACAGTCCTTTATCTGATGAGGAGCTGCAGAAAGACTTCGAGGAAATGTGGAATCAGACAGTCTCTGAACTGAAGTTTCAAGCTTTAGAGACACAAGCTGTTGCATCAGACATACTGAATCAATTGAGAATGAATTTAGAAAGGCACGGTAGTCAGGTTCAGAACGAATTAAGTGAGGTGGAAGATTTGACTGACTGTGGGAAAGAACACTTCATTGCACAGGCGCAGCACTTTGAAAGCTCAGACTACCAGAAAACGAAAGAGCAGCCGTCCATGAAGCTGTTCAAAAGACAACCTCAACAGTGTTTAGGAAAAGAATTGGAAAACAAAGCAACTGAGAAGGCAAGTGCAATAATAGAAAATTGTAGGCAGTTTGTTACAAATAAAGCACAGAGTAAAACCGATTACCGTGATATATATACAATGGAGTTGCTGCAAATGATAGACAAAGAGTTGAAAAATGAAGAGACTCTGAAGACCAACGGCCAATTTGAACTCGATCTAAAGATCCTCATCTGTGGCTACGCTGCCAGGGAGTTTCAGAAGATGCATGAGGATTTCAATGAAGAAAATGACCCTAAGAAAGCTCTGGAAAAATGTAGACCTAAGTACTGTTCAAACTTCATAGATCTTTACCATGAAAAGGATCAGTGCCGAAAAATGGCTGAAGAATTCACTGAGCGCTGCCTGAAGCCTGCAGTGAGGGAGTATATCAACAAAGCCCTTGGGATAGACATTGTAGATGAAATGTTGACCGGTGCACAATCTGTGAAATACAGCTCCCGGTCGTTTTTCCAATTCTCCACATTAAAGCAGATTCTGAATGAAGATAATTTTGGAATCTATGTGGAGTACATTAAAAACTACGAACGTTTCGTAAAAGGCTGGATATCGGATCAGATTGTTGAGAGTCTTTCAAAAGATGCTAAGATTGGGGATTTAGAAGCCAAACGTCttgaaacaataacaacaaaaattcaagcagctatTGAAAATGCACAGAAAGAAACGGCTGAAAGCCAAACCTCGTCAATGTTTATTAAGATGATCTGCAGGAATCTGAATAAGGACCTTGTGATCTGTAGGGAAGAGTTAGGAGCAGTGCTGTTTCTAAAGAATTCAAACCATAAGGAGTTTGCTAAATATCTCCAGGTTCTTGTGAATAAACTGACAGGTACTCTAAGAGCTGAATTTTCTCAAGAATGTGATGTTGAGAAGAAACTTATCAATCTGTCATTGAAGCCTCAGGACGAGCTGTTCAAGAGGGTGTTTGGTTGTGGAAAGCTGTGTCCGTTCTGCAAGGTCCCCTGTGAGGCAGGAGGCCAGGACCACAAAGAACACCACGCGTCAGTGCATCGACCACAAGGACTGGGGAGATACAGATATGTAACCAATGAGAAACTATGTGCAAGTTTATGCTCAACTGATGTGCATAGTAATCAGACATTTGAGAATAGTGACACAGAGTGGAAGCCTCATCCCTATAAAGACTATCGGAGATTCTACCCTGACTGGAACATTCCCCCAGATCCCAGTATCGAAGCCTCTGACTACTGGAAGTATGTGCTGactacatttaataaagaaattgcAGCGGAGTACAAGGCAAAGCCTGCTGACGTCCCAGCAgaatggaaaaaaataacaaaaacaaatgcaatggAAAGTCTGAAGAAGTTGTTCAATGTTAAAGCATAA